A region of Aquarana catesbeiana isolate 2022-GZ linkage group LG08, ASM4218655v1, whole genome shotgun sequence DNA encodes the following proteins:
- the LOC141105368 gene encoding proteoglycan 3-like: MYHLLLLLLLGTIYAQEPDDCSQDDSMSQDEIEDPNGQENYGDMPDTLETTHLNDCLLGKCHNASIEKNKRFGDVCPDKSTCSYQAFNCLKKFAWAVYSCVCRRGNLSSISNVWANNQIRCVAQRACPNQHYAWIGVWKPYDYSYYVNVNGSRLPYSNFACGQYRTHGVWCVAINLSNGLWYSLNCFTSLPFVCTI; the protein is encoded by the exons ATGTATCATCTACTTCTGCTCCTTTTGTTGGGAACCATCTATGCCCAGGAACCAG aTGATTGCTCTCAAGATGACTCGATGTCTCAAGATGAAATAGAGGATCCAAATGGCCAAGAGAATTACGGTGACATGCCTGATACCCTGGAGACAACCCATTTAAATGACTGCCTGTTGGGGAAATGCCACAATGCctctatagaaaaaaataaaagatttggtGATGTTTGTCCAGACAAAAGTACCTGTTCCTATCAAGCTTTCAACTGCCTCAAAAAGTTTGCGTGGGCTGTG TATTCCTGCGTGTGCCGCAGAGGGAACCTGAGTTCAATTTCTAATGTGTGGGCCAATAATCAGATCAGATGTGTTGCACAGAGAGCATGTCCAAACCAGCATTATGCATGGATTGGTGTGTGGAAACCTTACGAT tATTCTTACTATGTAAATGTTAATGGGAGCAGACTGCCCTACAGTAACTTTGCTTGTGGACAGTATCGAACTCATGGAGTCTGGTGTGTGGCCATAAATTTGTCAA ATGGTCTATGGTATTCTTTGAACTGTTTCACTTCACTGCCATTTGTCTGTACCATCTAA